One genomic segment of Paraburkholderia caffeinilytica includes these proteins:
- a CDS encoding response regulator transcription factor — MRLLLIEDDRPIARGIQSSLEQAGFTVDMVHDGIFAEQALTQNRHELVILDLGLPGIDGMTLLARFRQSNRHTPVIILTARDELNDRVQGLNSGADDYMLKPFEPTELEARIRAVMRRSGPHGDMPRPEVSLGGVRLSGVDRRIFNDDKPLELSPREFAVLEMLLLRHGRVVSKAQLQDHLTHFGGDLGDTAIEVYVHRVRKKLENCRVEIVTVRGFGYLLQEIRQAA; from the coding sequence ATGCGACTCCTTCTGATCGAAGATGACCGCCCCATCGCACGCGGCATCCAAAGTAGTCTCGAACAAGCCGGCTTCACCGTCGACATGGTCCATGACGGCATTTTCGCCGAACAGGCCCTCACCCAAAACCGCCATGAACTGGTGATCCTCGATCTGGGCCTGCCCGGTATCGATGGCATGACGCTGCTCGCGCGCTTCCGTCAGAGCAATCGTCACACACCGGTGATCATCCTCACCGCGCGTGACGAGTTGAACGACCGCGTGCAAGGCCTGAATTCCGGCGCGGACGACTACATGCTGAAGCCGTTCGAACCCACCGAACTCGAAGCGCGCATCCGCGCCGTGATGCGCCGCAGCGGCCCGCATGGCGACATGCCGCGTCCGGAAGTCTCGCTGGGCGGTGTGCGTCTGTCGGGCGTCGATCGCCGCATTTTCAACGACGACAAGCCGCTCGAACTGTCGCCGCGTGAATTCGCGGTGCTCGAAATGCTGCTGCTGCGCCACGGCCGCGTGGTCAGCAAGGCTCAGCTGCAAGACCATCTGACGCACTTCGGCGGCGATCTCGGCGATACCGCGATCGAAGTCTACGTGCACCGGGTGCGCAAAAAGCTCGAAAACTGCCGTGTCGAAATCGTCACGGTGCGTGGCTTCGGTTACCTGTTGCAGGAAATCCGCCAGGCCGCATAA
- a CDS encoding class IV adenylate cyclase, whose product MARNIEIKARAQHFEQLRERAAKLAPDAPLIFRQQDFFYDVPRGRLKLRQFDDGTPAELIFYQRDDRDGPKASYYTRSPVTNPEAMHALLATALTTRGIVTKERHVYLTGRTRIHLDRVDGLGDFVELEVVLAQDDDEEGGHAEAHAMFQTLGVPESDLVAVAYVDLLSPDTEPRQAA is encoded by the coding sequence ATGGCACGCAACATTGAAATCAAAGCCCGCGCCCAGCATTTCGAGCAACTACGCGAACGCGCCGCGAAGCTTGCGCCGGACGCACCGTTGATCTTCCGCCAGCAGGATTTTTTCTACGATGTGCCGCGCGGCCGCCTGAAGCTGCGTCAGTTCGACGACGGCACGCCAGCCGAACTGATCTTCTATCAGCGCGACGACCGCGATGGCCCGAAGGCGTCGTATTACACGCGCAGCCCCGTGACCAACCCTGAAGCGATGCACGCGCTGCTCGCCACGGCGCTGACCACGCGCGGCATTGTCACGAAGGAACGTCACGTGTATCTGACGGGCCGTACGCGGATCCATCTGGACCGCGTCGATGGTCTCGGCGACTTCGTCGAACTCGAAGTGGTGCTGGCTCAGGACGACGACGAAGAAGGCGGCCACGCCGAAGCGCACGCGATGTTCCAGACCCTCGGCGTGCCGGAATCGGATCTGGTGGCGGTGGCTTATGTCGACTTGTTGAGCCCGGACACTGAACCGAGGCAGGCTGCGTAA
- a CDS encoding SET domain-containing protein — protein MSSRRIAVRRSGVHGKGVFAIEPIAAGERLIEYKGERISWKEALRRHPHNPDEPNHTFYFALDSGKVIDGKVHGNSARWINHSCSPNCEAEEIDGHVYVHALRDIAEGEEVFYDYGLVIDARQTKKLKKEYECRCGARKCRGTMLAPAEKEKGASGSGKTVKKARTSAKKAKKK, from the coding sequence ATGAGTTCACGCAGGATCGCCGTGCGCCGTTCGGGTGTGCACGGCAAAGGCGTGTTTGCCATCGAGCCGATTGCGGCCGGCGAACGGCTGATCGAATACAAGGGTGAGCGGATCTCCTGGAAAGAAGCGTTACGCCGTCATCCGCATAATCCGGACGAACCGAATCACACGTTCTATTTCGCACTCGACAGTGGCAAGGTGATCGACGGCAAAGTGCATGGCAACAGCGCGCGCTGGATCAACCATTCATGCTCGCCGAACTGCGAAGCCGAAGAGATCGACGGCCACGTGTACGTGCACGCGCTGCGCGACATCGCCGAGGGTGAGGAGGTCTTTTACGACTACGGCCTCGTCATCGACGCGCGCCAGACCAAGAAGCTCAAGAAGGAATACGAATGCCGCTGCGGCGCGCGCAAGTGCCGCGGCACGATGCTGGCGCCGGCGGAGAAAGAGAAGGGCGCTTCCGGGTCCGGCAAGACGGTGAAGAAGGCCAGGACGTCCGCGAAAAAAGCGAAGAAGAAATGA
- a CDS encoding glutamine amidotransferase, translating into MNREVLAIRHVHFEDLGSFELELGERGRPVRYLDVGFARIEAPDPVAASLMVVLGGPISATDDALYPTLVPLLSMIEKRIAAGLPTLGICLGAQLIARALGARVYPAGHTELGWTPLTLTDAGRASPVHHLDGAHTSMLHWHGDTFDLPDNATRLASTPACENQAFAWGGHVLGLQCHPEIRADRFEPWLIGNAGEIAGHGIDARQLRAETAQFGPALEVAARRMFGEWLDQVELKP; encoded by the coding sequence ATGAATCGCGAAGTTCTGGCCATTCGCCACGTGCACTTCGAGGATCTGGGCAGTTTTGAACTGGAGCTCGGCGAGCGGGGGCGTCCAGTGCGCTATCTCGATGTCGGCTTTGCCCGTATCGAAGCGCCGGACCCGGTTGCCGCATCGCTCATGGTCGTACTCGGCGGGCCGATCAGCGCAACCGACGACGCGCTTTACCCGACGCTCGTCCCGTTGCTGTCCATGATTGAAAAACGCATTGCCGCCGGTTTGCCGACGCTCGGCATCTGCCTCGGCGCGCAATTGATTGCGCGTGCGCTCGGTGCGCGCGTCTATCCCGCGGGCCATACCGAACTCGGCTGGACGCCCCTTACGCTCACCGACGCAGGTCGCGCTTCGCCGGTACATCATCTGGACGGCGCGCACACGTCGATGCTGCATTGGCACGGCGACACCTTCGATCTGCCCGACAACGCCACGCGTCTCGCTTCGACGCCTGCCTGCGAAAACCAGGCGTTCGCCTGGGGCGGTCACGTGCTCGGTTTGCAATGTCATCCGGAGATTCGCGCTGACCGGTTCGAGCCCTGGTTGATCGGCAACGCCGGTGAGATCGCCGGCCACGGTATCGATGCACGTCAGTTGCGCGCGGAGACTGCGCAGTTCGGTCCGGCGCTGGAAGTCGCCGCGCGCCGGATGTTCGGCGAGTGGCTCGATCAGGTCGAGCTGAAACCCTGA
- a CDS encoding NADH:flavin oxidoreductase/NADH oxidase encodes MSALFSPLTLRSVTLPNRIVVSPMCQYSAERGEATAWHMIHLGSMGLSGAGMLCIEATSVEPDGRITPGDLGLWDDVTEAALKPVLAAIRKHSSIRVAMQLSHAGRKASSHVPWEGGQLIPVSQGGWLPHAPSALPHKAGEEPPLALDIPALNRIREAFAASARRAARLGVDALEVHAAHGYLLHQFLSPIANQRSDDYGGSLENRMRFPLEIFDIVRAAFPADKPVGVRVSATDWVEGGWTLEDTIAFAQELKKRGCDWIDVSSGGVSPLQKIPLEPGYQIPFARAVKQATGLTTIGVGLITDPLHAEQLIEEGDADLIALARALLYNPRWPWHAAAQLGATVEAPPQYWRSQPREQKALFGEISFGQR; translated from the coding sequence ATGAGCGCGCTTTTTTCCCCGCTCACGCTGCGTAGCGTGACGCTTCCCAATCGTATCGTCGTCTCCCCGATGTGCCAGTATTCCGCCGAACGTGGCGAGGCGACGGCATGGCACATGATCCATCTCGGAAGCATGGGGTTATCCGGCGCCGGCATGCTGTGCATCGAGGCAACTTCCGTCGAACCGGATGGCCGCATTACGCCCGGCGATCTCGGACTGTGGGACGACGTGACCGAAGCCGCGCTGAAGCCGGTTCTGGCTGCGATCCGCAAGCATTCGTCTATTCGCGTCGCCATGCAGTTGTCACATGCAGGGCGCAAGGCGTCGAGTCACGTGCCTTGGGAAGGCGGGCAACTGATTCCGGTGTCGCAAGGCGGCTGGCTGCCGCATGCACCGTCGGCGTTGCCGCACAAAGCGGGTGAAGAGCCGCCGCTCGCGCTCGACATACCCGCACTGAACCGGATTCGCGAAGCGTTCGCGGCCTCCGCGCGCCGCGCCGCGCGTCTCGGCGTCGACGCCCTGGAAGTGCACGCGGCGCACGGTTATCTGCTGCATCAGTTCCTGTCGCCGATCGCCAATCAGCGCAGCGACGACTACGGCGGTTCGCTGGAAAACCGCATGCGCTTTCCGCTCGAGATATTTGACATCGTGCGCGCCGCGTTTCCCGCCGATAAACCGGTTGGCGTGCGTGTTTCGGCAACCGACTGGGTTGAAGGCGGCTGGACGCTCGAGGACACCATCGCGTTCGCACAGGAGTTGAAAAAACGCGGCTGCGACTGGATTGACGTGTCGTCCGGTGGTGTCTCGCCTTTGCAGAAGATTCCGCTTGAGCCGGGCTATCAGATTCCTTTCGCGAGGGCCGTCAAACAGGCCACCGGCCTGACTACCATCGGCGTGGGCCTGATTACCGATCCGCTGCACGCCGAACAACTCATCGAAGAAGGCGACGCCGATCTGATCGCGCTGGCTCGCGCGCTGCTGTACAACCCGCGTTGGCCGTGGCATGCCGCGGCGCAACTCGGCGCGACGGTCGAAGCGCCGCCGCAGTACTGGCGTTCGCAACCGCGTGAGCAAAAAGCGCTGTTCGGCGAGATTTCTTTTGGGCAACGGTGA
- a CDS encoding 4a-hydroxytetrahydrobiopterin dehydratase, giving the protein MINKLTSEERATQVAELRGWQAVAGRDAIQRHFRFADFNEAFGFMTRVAIKAQEMDHHPEWFNVYNKVEITLSTHEANGLTERDIKLARFIDSITA; this is encoded by the coding sequence ATGATCAACAAACTGACTTCCGAAGAACGCGCCACGCAGGTGGCCGAACTGCGCGGCTGGCAAGCCGTGGCGGGCCGGGACGCGATTCAGCGCCATTTCAGGTTCGCCGACTTCAACGAAGCCTTCGGCTTCATGACGCGCGTGGCGATCAAGGCGCAGGAGATGGATCACCATCCGGAATGGTTCAACGTGTACAACAAGGTGGAGATCACCCTGTCGACGCACGAGGCCAATGGCTTGACCGAGCGGGACATTAAATTGGCCCGATTTATCGACAGTATTACTGCGTAA
- a CDS encoding YbdK family carboxylate-amine ligase codes for MSLEPFIDSKPFTFGVELEMQIVNTHNYDLTKAGSDLLRLIKDEKIPGNITPEITESMIELSTGICTTHEQAVTDLRKIRDTLVSAADRLNVGLCGGGTHAFQQWSERQIVDTPRFQYLSELYGYLAKQFTVFGQHVHIGCPDPNSALYLLHSMSRFIPHFIALSASSPFVQGVDTGFHSARLNSVFAFPLSGRAPFVLTWDSFEEYFSKMVHTGVVNSMKDFYWDIRPKPGFGTIEVRVMDTPFSVDRAAAIACYIQTLARHLLLDKPIAPKEDDYLVYTFNRFEACRFGLAGNCINPQTSERKTISEDILETLDLIAPHAEALGSGNALAEIGAIARGQVNDATWLRGVFEQEKSLHEAVRQQCLQWRA; via the coding sequence ATGTCACTCGAACCCTTCATCGATTCGAAACCGTTCACTTTCGGTGTCGAACTCGAAATGCAGATCGTCAATACGCATAACTATGACCTGACCAAAGCCGGCTCGGATCTGCTGCGCCTCATCAAGGACGAAAAAATCCCCGGCAACATCACGCCGGAGATCACCGAAAGCATGATCGAGCTGTCGACCGGTATCTGTACGACGCATGAACAGGCCGTCACCGATTTGCGCAAGATTCGCGACACACTGGTGTCCGCGGCCGACCGCTTGAACGTCGGCTTGTGCGGCGGCGGCACGCACGCATTCCAGCAATGGAGCGAAAGGCAAATCGTCGACACGCCGCGCTTTCAGTATCTTTCCGAGTTATACGGTTATCTCGCCAAGCAGTTCACGGTGTTCGGCCAGCACGTGCACATCGGCTGTCCGGATCCGAACAGCGCGCTGTATCTGCTGCATTCGATGTCGCGCTTCATTCCGCATTTCATCGCGTTGTCCGCTTCGTCGCCGTTCGTGCAAGGTGTCGACACCGGTTTTCATTCGGCACGACTGAATTCCGTGTTCGCGTTCCCGCTGTCCGGCCGCGCGCCGTTCGTGCTGACGTGGGACAGTTTCGAGGAATATTTCTCGAAGATGGTCCACACGGGCGTGGTCAACAGCATGAAGGATTTTTACTGGGACATCCGGCCGAAGCCCGGTTTCGGCACGATCGAAGTACGGGTGATGGATACGCCGTTTTCAGTGGATCGCGCTGCGGCGATTGCCTGCTACATCCAGACCCTTGCCCGGCATCTGCTGCTCGACAAGCCGATCGCGCCGAAGGAAGACGATTACCTCGTCTATACGTTTAACCGCTTCGAAGCCTGCCGTTTCGGTCTGGCGGGCAACTGCATCAATCCGCAAACGAGCGAACGCAAGACGATTTCCGAAGACATCCTCGAAACGCTGGATCTGATTGCACCGCACGCCGAAGCATTGGGTTCGGGCAACGCGCTCGCCGAAATCGGTGCGATCGCGCGTGGTCAGGTCAATGACGCGACATGGCTGCGCGGCGTCTTTGAGCAGGAAAAGTCCTTGCACGAAGCCGTCAGGCAGCAGTGCCTGCAGTGGCGAGCCTAG
- a CDS encoding Lrp/AsnC family transcriptional regulator, with protein MLELDHFDLALLDVLQRFGRATHQQLAEQVPLSPSQIGRRLQRLEQVGVVDGYRVVLRPEKLGLGVTAFTSLKLKHHGDSIIEQFQQQIEVLPEVLECHAVVGDADYLLRIVAPDLNYLSTFVMKKLMRVPGVDSVRSNIVLTTFKRNGPLPLGHLSPGTAAA; from the coding sequence ATGCTAGAACTCGATCACTTCGATCTTGCGCTGCTGGACGTCCTCCAGCGCTTCGGCCGGGCCACCCATCAGCAACTGGCAGAGCAGGTGCCGCTGTCGCCGTCGCAGATTGGACGGCGCTTGCAGCGTCTGGAACAGGTGGGCGTGGTGGACGGCTATCGCGTCGTGCTGCGCCCGGAAAAACTCGGGCTCGGCGTGACGGCTTTTACGAGTCTGAAGTTGAAGCATCACGGCGACTCGATCATCGAGCAGTTCCAGCAACAGATCGAGGTGCTACCGGAAGTACTGGAATGTCACGCGGTGGTCGGCGACGCCGACTATCTGCTGCGCATCGTCGCGCCCGATCTGAACTATCTCTCGACGTTCGTGATGAAGAAGTTGATGCGCGTACCGGGTGTCGACAGCGTGCGCTCCAATATCGTGTTGACCACATTCAAGCGCAATGGGCCGTTGCCGCTCGGCCACCTGTCGCCGGGGACGGCTGCCGCTTGA
- a CDS encoding MarR family winged helix-turn-helix transcriptional regulator, translated as MSEGVYGEQATGRVTHSLLRLSTAMRSQAWEWAEGAGLTPTQGEILVLLMQRKGPMRLGEIARETALTAATTSDAVSTLETKGLVEKRRALDDGRALAVRLTARGRTAAKRAAQWPDFLAKAVGTLREEEQTLFYRTLLKTIHQLEAQGTIPSHRMCLSCSHFEPSKNPKKAPHHCALLDMKMSDTDLRLDCSVYEVADVATQKKTWKIFAQ; from the coding sequence ATGAGCGAAGGCGTATACGGAGAACAGGCAACCGGGCGAGTGACCCACAGCCTATTGCGATTGAGCACGGCCATGCGGAGCCAGGCTTGGGAATGGGCGGAAGGCGCAGGCCTTACGCCGACCCAGGGCGAAATCCTGGTCTTGCTGATGCAACGCAAGGGCCCAATGCGTCTTGGCGAAATTGCCCGCGAAACGGCCCTGACTGCCGCGACCACGAGCGATGCCGTGAGCACGCTCGAAACCAAAGGCCTGGTCGAAAAGCGCCGCGCCCTTGACGACGGCCGCGCCCTCGCGGTTCGTCTGACGGCGCGGGGCCGCACCGCCGCGAAGCGCGCTGCGCAATGGCCGGACTTCCTGGCCAAAGCAGTCGGCACGCTGCGCGAAGAAGAGCAGACGCTGTTCTATCGCACGTTGCTCAAGACCATCCACCAGTTGGAAGCGCAAGGCACCATTCCGTCGCACCGCATGTGCCTGAGCTGCTCGCACTTCGAGCCGAGCAAGAATCCGAAGAAGGCGCCGCATCACTGCGCGCTGCTCGACATGAAGATGTCGGATACGGATCTGCGTCTCGATTGCTCGGTGTACGAAGTGGCCGACGTCGCTACCCAAAAGAAGACCTGGAAGATCTTCGCCCAATAA
- a CDS encoding LysR family transcriptional regulator: protein MDLTLLRAFVTVAREGNLTRAAVQLHLTQPAVSLQIKHLQETLGVTLFTRTSHGLSLTRDGQALLPHAERALGAASDVQRAAASLRHEVRGRLRIGTILDPAFLRLGGFLKQLVETWPRIETALRHGMSGWVLEQVRAGELDVGYYIGLPSDDEARDGATFHAVTLTHFQYRVLAPAGWKDRVKGARDWRSLAALPWIWTPPASAHNRLLSRCFDEAGVKPVKVAEVDQEPSMLDLVKSGVGLTLARDATAIAEAHAHALTIVEGVTVPTQLSFITLAERKDEPAIAAALKLIEQQWAT from the coding sequence ATGGATCTGACTCTGCTACGGGCGTTCGTCACCGTCGCACGCGAGGGCAATCTCACGCGTGCTGCGGTGCAGCTTCACCTGACCCAACCTGCCGTCAGCCTGCAAATCAAGCATTTGCAGGAGACGCTCGGCGTGACACTGTTCACGCGGACCTCGCACGGGCTTTCGCTGACACGCGACGGCCAGGCCTTGCTGCCCCACGCCGAACGTGCGCTGGGCGCCGCGAGCGACGTGCAGCGTGCGGCGGCATCGCTGCGCCACGAGGTGCGCGGCCGGTTGCGGATCGGCACGATTCTCGACCCGGCCTTTTTGCGCCTCGGCGGCTTTCTCAAGCAGCTGGTGGAGACCTGGCCGCGCATTGAAACAGCCTTGCGCCACGGAATGTCGGGCTGGGTGCTGGAGCAGGTTCGCGCGGGCGAACTGGATGTGGGCTACTACATCGGCCTTCCATCCGACGACGAGGCCCGCGACGGCGCCACCTTTCACGCCGTCACCCTGACGCATTTCCAGTACCGCGTGCTGGCGCCGGCGGGCTGGAAGGATCGCGTGAAGGGCGCGCGCGACTGGCGTTCGCTCGCCGCATTGCCGTGGATCTGGACGCCGCCCGCGTCCGCGCACAATAGACTGCTGTCGCGCTGCTTTGACGAGGCCGGCGTCAAACCGGTCAAGGTGGCGGAAGTGGACCAGGAGCCGTCGATGCTCGATCTGGTCAAATCAGGCGTCGGTCTGACGCTCGCGCGCGATGCCACCGCGATCGCCGAAGCGCATGCGCACGCGTTGACCATCGTCGAAGGCGTCACCGTGCCGACCCAGCTCAGCTTCATTACGCTCGCGGAACGGAAGGACGAACCAGCGATTGCAGCGGCGCTGAAGCTGATCGAGCAGCAATGGGCGACTTGA
- a CDS encoding DUF3717 domain-containing protein, whose product MSEITIHELEAAINFWRARSPSSGDELVLCKEASALSKPYALMIVQRQQTLSPDRLDGFAKQAWDSYVRLNNSL is encoded by the coding sequence ATGTCCGAGATAACGATTCACGAACTGGAAGCCGCGATCAACTTCTGGCGCGCCCGCTCACCTTCGAGCGGCGACGAACTCGTTCTGTGCAAGGAGGCAAGCGCGCTCTCCAAGCCGTATGCGCTGATGATTGTACAGCGTCAGCAGACGCTATCGCCGGATCGTTTAGACGGGTTTGCCAAGCAAGCTTGGGATTCTTACGTGCGCCTTAATAATAGCCTGTAG
- the phhA gene encoding phenylalanine 4-monooxygenase, whose product MSTANTAKLKEQFDAGLETRADFTIDQPTERYGAVDHAVWQQLYARQTALLKGRVCDEFLAGVDCIGMPSDRVPSFDEINAKLTPATGWQIVAVPGLVPDQVFFEHLANRRFPVTWWMRRPDQLDYLQEPDCFHDLFGHVPLLINPVFADYMHAYGRAALAANDAGALPLLARLYWYTVEFGLIRDAASPNGVKIYGAGIVSSKGETLYSQQSAAPNRLGFDLERVMRTRYRIDTFQKTYFVIDDFAQLFGVAQTDFAPLLARLATKPAFAAGDVLECDRVITRGSQEGWQADGDI is encoded by the coding sequence ATGTCCACCGCCAACACCGCCAAACTCAAAGAGCAATTCGACGCCGGCCTCGAAACCCGCGCCGACTTCACCATCGACCAGCCAACCGAACGCTATGGCGCAGTCGATCACGCCGTATGGCAGCAGCTTTATGCGCGCCAGACCGCGCTACTCAAGGGCCGAGTGTGCGATGAGTTTCTGGCAGGCGTCGACTGTATCGGCATGCCGTCCGACCGCGTGCCCTCCTTCGATGAAATCAACGCAAAGCTGACGCCTGCGACGGGCTGGCAAATCGTCGCCGTGCCCGGACTCGTACCCGACCAGGTGTTCTTCGAGCATCTCGCGAACCGCCGCTTTCCGGTGACGTGGTGGATGCGCCGCCCCGACCAGCTCGATTATCTGCAGGAACCAGACTGTTTTCACGATCTGTTCGGCCACGTGCCGCTGCTGATCAATCCGGTGTTTGCGGACTATATGCACGCGTACGGCCGCGCGGCGCTTGCCGCCAATGATGCCGGCGCCCTGCCGCTGCTCGCGCGGCTCTACTGGTACACCGTCGAGTTCGGCCTGATCCGCGATGCGGCGAGTCCGAATGGCGTGAAGATCTACGGCGCGGGCATCGTGTCGAGCAAAGGCGAGACGCTCTACAGCCAGCAAAGCGCGGCGCCGAACCGGCTCGGTTTCGACCTCGAACGGGTGATGCGCACGCGCTACCGCATCGACACGTTCCAGAAAACCTACTTCGTGATCGATGACTTCGCGCAATTGTTCGGCGTCGCGCAAACCGACTTCGCGCCGCTGCTGGCCAGGCTGGCCACAAAGCCGGCATTCGCGGCAGGCGACGTGCTCGAGTGCGATCGTGTCATCACGCGCGGCTCGCAGGAAGGCTGGCAGGCCGACGGCGATATCTGA
- a CDS encoding sensor histidine kinase, giving the protein MPQPAANSLRRTLLRRLAAPLSLLALMSGLIAYWLAWQYTQHVVDRSLADLATAISKQIQIAGPDAKVTVPPLAQAMFSDPIEQLVYRISNGETEIAGDHNLPLQGTSVRRMHYAYVFETQHNGVTVRVAQVRVDQPIGNPIVVEVGQPVHHRFRIAAEFLVAIMMPLLLLLLAGWVIVWRVVNQQLNPLTDLADSLNRQTHTSLEPVDETYVPVEIRPLTGALNALLDRLKTALDGQRKFIADAAHQLRTPLTAVKLHAEQAAVARDPQQTLAAVRELRAAADRAVRLSNQLLSLARAEPGEQAARFVNVDMAALAFDTGAEWVPRALTFHVDLGFQRLDDPGNDQPLMARGNPVLLHEVIANLLDNALKYVPPSRFDGGRITVTVSQTVIDDLRMAEIVVEDNGPGVPLTQQADLFKRFFRGDGQSEAGVDSGAGLGLAIVHDIMVLHRGSVHYEDAPDGGARFIVRIPLIPASVQRDADADVRRPAKKSAHSAPIDM; this is encoded by the coding sequence ATGCCCCAGCCGGCCGCCAATAGTCTGCGCCGCACGCTGCTGCGGCGCCTTGCTGCTCCCCTTTCGCTGCTCGCGCTGATGAGCGGCCTGATCGCCTACTGGCTGGCGTGGCAATACACGCAGCATGTGGTCGACCGGTCGCTCGCCGACCTCGCCACCGCGATCTCCAAACAGATCCAGATTGCCGGCCCCGACGCCAAGGTGACGGTGCCGCCGCTCGCGCAGGCCATGTTCTCCGACCCGATCGAACAACTCGTCTATCGGATCAGCAACGGCGAAACCGAAATTGCCGGCGACCACAATCTGCCGCTGCAAGGCACCAGCGTGCGCCGCATGCACTACGCGTACGTATTCGAAACGCAGCACAACGGTGTGACGGTACGCGTGGCGCAGGTCCGCGTCGATCAGCCCATCGGCAATCCGATCGTCGTCGAAGTCGGTCAGCCGGTACATCACCGTTTTCGCATCGCTGCCGAGTTTCTGGTTGCGATCATGATGCCGCTGCTATTGCTGCTGCTGGCGGGCTGGGTGATCGTGTGGCGCGTCGTCAATCAGCAGCTCAATCCGCTGACCGATCTCGCGGACTCGCTGAACCGGCAAACCCACACGTCGCTCGAACCAGTGGACGAAACCTATGTTCCGGTTGAGATCCGGCCGCTCACCGGCGCGTTGAACGCGCTGCTCGACCGTCTGAAAACCGCCCTCGACGGCCAGCGCAAATTTATCGCCGACGCCGCGCATCAGCTGCGCACACCGCTCACCGCCGTCAAGCTGCATGCGGAACAGGCGGCGGTCGCGCGTGACCCGCAGCAGACGCTCGCCGCGGTCCGTGAATTGCGCGCGGCGGCTGACCGCGCCGTGCGGCTGTCGAACCAGTTGCTTTCGCTGGCGCGTGCGGAGCCGGGCGAGCAGGCTGCACGTTTCGTCAACGTGGATATGGCCGCCCTGGCGTTCGATACGGGTGCGGAATGGGTGCCGCGCGCGTTGACTTTCCACGTCGACCTCGGCTTCCAGCGCCTCGACGATCCGGGCAACGATCAGCCGCTGATGGCGCGCGGCAATCCCGTGCTGCTGCACGAAGTAATCGCCAATCTGCTGGATAACGCGCTCAAGTACGTGCCGCCTTCGCGCTTCGACGGCGGCCGCATCACCGTGACGGTGTCGCAAACCGTGATCGACGATCTGCGCATGGCCGAGATCGTCGTCGAAGATAACGGGCCGGGCGTGCCACTCACTCAGCAAGCCGATCTGTTCAAACGGTTCTTCCGCGGCGACGGTCAGAGCGAAGCCGGCGTGGATAGCGGTGCCGGCCTCGGTCTCGCGATCGTGCACGACATCATGGTGCTGCATCGCGGCAGCGTGCATTACGAAGATGCGCCGGATGGCGGTGCGCGTTTTATCGTGCGTATTCCGCTGATACCGGCCAGCGTTCAGCGCGACGCCGATGCCGACGTGCGGCGTCCGGCAAAAAAATCGGCGCACTCGGCGCCGATCGATATGTGA